The Streptomyces sp. A2-16 sequence TTCGACGACGTCGTGGACGCCGTGGCCGCGGTCGTCGAGGCCGACCGGCGCAGCTGGAACGACGGCATGATGCGGGTCGTCGGCCTGACCGCCGGCGCACTGCTGCTGACCATGATGGCGCTGGCACTGTGGTTCTCGGAGCCGCTCCGCCACAACATGCACGGCCTGCCCGGCGTCATCGCGGGCGTCACCGGCGTCGTCCTCGTCGCGCTCGCCTCCGTACGGGCCCGGGTCTACGAGGACCACCACGCGGCCGTGGCCCTCGGCATCGCCTCGCTGCCGCACCTGATGGTCGGCGGCTCCGGCATCATGGGCCTCGACGCGGGCGAGGGCCCCGGACGGCTGAACCTCCTCGTCGGATTCGCCGCCGTCCTCGTCGCCGCGGTGCTGCTCGTCCTGATGCTCCCGCAGAAGGACGCGCCCTTCATCGCCGCCGCGTTCGGCGCCGGCATCGGCGTCCTCGCCACCTTCGCCGCGATCGTCTCCGAGGCCGAGCCGCGCGAGACCGCAGCCGTCACCGCCGTGGTCATGGTCGCCGTCATCGGCTTCCTGCCCGGCTGGTCCGCCCGCTTCTCCCGGCTGCCCATCGGCTTCCGCTCGCCCGACCAGATCGCCAAGCGCGGCCGCGCCGAGGACCAGCAGGAGCAGGAGCCGGTCGACTACCAGCTCATCACCGACCAGGCCCGCCGCGGCCACGAACTGCTGCTCGGCCTCGTCGGCGGCTGCGCGGTCACCGGTGTCGCCTCCGCGGGCGTGGTGCTCGGCTTCTCCAGCAGCGGCTGGGCGCAGCTGCTGTCCCTTGCGGCCGGCCTCGCCATGCTGATGCGGGCCCGTCTCTTCCTGTACACGTCCCAGGTCGTGACCCTGATGATCTCGGGCATCGTCACCGTCAGCCTGCTGGTCCTCGGCCTCGCCCTGAACCCGCCGGCCGACATCATGGAAGAGCTCGTCTACAACCACAACCACGCCCCGCTGGACATCCGCACCGTCTGGCTCTCCGCCGCGGTCGCGTTCGGCGCGATGCTCCTGGTGGCCGTCGCCCTGATCGTCCCGCGCAAGGGCGTGACCCCCTTCTGGGGCCGCATGCTCGACCTGAGCGAGGGCGCGGTGCTCCTCTCCCTCGTCCCGCTGTGCCTCGCGGTCCTCGACCTGTACGCGGCCGCCCGCGGCATGACCAGCTGACGCACGTCCCGATCAGCCGACGGCGGCTGTCACCCACCCGGGTGGCAGCCGCCGTGCCATGTGTACGACGCCGGCGTGGGCCGGGGCACTGCCGCAGGGCTGATACCCTGGCTGACGGCCGTTTGTGTACGCACCCCCGGAGCTCACCGCTCTGGAGGCCGCGCCCAGCGGATCCCCGCCTCCCGAGTAACGGAAGCTCCCCTGAGAAGTGGACCAGGGGCACTCGGTGGCTACCCAAAGAGACTACGAGGAGTACGCGTGTCGCTCGACGCCGCCACGAAGAAGCAGATCATCACCGAGTTCGGTACCAAGGAGGGCGACACCGGCTCCCCCGAGGTCCAGGTCGCGATGCTCTCGCGCCGTATCTCGGACCTGACCGAGCACCTCAAGACCCACAAGCACGACCACCACTCCCGTCGTGGCCTGCTGATCCTGGTCGGTCAGCGCCGTCGCCTTCTCCAGTACCTGGCGAAGAAGGACATCCAGCGCTTCCGTGCGCTGGTCGACCGCCTCGGCATCCGCCGCGGTGCGGCGGGCGCCAAGTAGGACGCCGTGAAGGGAGCGGTTCCCGAAACGATCGGGGGCCGCTCCCTTTGCCATATGTGCTCACCGTGCGTGCGGAAACGTGCGCGGTGTCACACCCACTTTGTAGTGTGGTAGCACAACGCAGTACCACGAGGAGAAACGCACCTCGCCGCCGCCGGTCCTCGGTAGTGGCCCCCGGGCCTTGCGAACCCGGGTGCTTCGATCGAAGACCGGCCCGCACCAGATGGAGCGCTTCTCCGCGCACGTCCCCCCGCCACACGGGCGGCCAGGGACAAAAGACGAATCGCAGACGAAAGTAACGGAGAACACGCTAGTGGAGAACGAGACCCACTACGCCGAGGCCGTCATCGACAACGGCACCTTCGGCACCCGCACCATCCGCTTCGAGACGGGCCGCCTGGCCAAGCAGGCCGCCGGCTCCGCCGTGGCGTACCTGGACGACGACACCATGGTGCTGTCGGCCACCACCGCCTCCAAGAACCCCAAGGACCAGCTCGACTTCTTCCCCCTGACGGTGGACGTCGAGGAGCGGATGTACGCCGCCGGCAAGATCCCCGGCAGCTTCTTCCGCCGTGAGGGCCGTCCCTCCGAGGACGCCATCCTCACCTGCCGCCTGATCGACCGCCCGCTGCGCCCCTCCTTCAAGAAGGGCCTGCGCAACGAGATCCAGGTCGTCGCCACCATCATGGCGCTCAACCCCGACCACCTGTACGACGTCGTGGCGATCAACGCCGCCTCCGCGTCCACCCAGCTGGCCGGTCTGCCCTTCTCCGGCCCGATCGGCGGCGTCCGCGTCGCGCTGATCAACGGCCAGTGGGTCGCCTTCCCGACGCACTCCGAGCTCGAGGACGCCGTCTTCGACATGGTCGTCGCGGGCCGCACCCTGGAGGACGGCGACGTCGCGATCATGATGGTCGAGGCCGAGGCCACCGAGAAGACCATCCAGCTCGTCAAGGGCGGCGCCGAGGCCCCGACCGAGGAGGTCGTCGCCGCCGGTCTGGAAGCCGCGAAGCCCTTCATCAAGGTGCTCTGCAAGGCCCAGGCCGACCTCGCGTCGAAGGCCGCCAAGCCCACCGGCGAGTTCCCGATCTTCCTCGACTACCAGGACGACATCCTGGAGGCGCTCTCCGCCGCCGTCCGCCCGGAGCTCGCCTCCGCGCTGACCATCGCCGGCAAGCAGGAGCGCGAGTCCGAGCTGGACCGCGTCAAGGCGCTCGCCGCCGAGAAGCTCCTGCCGGAGTTCGAGGGCCGCGAGAAGGAGATCTCCGCCGCGTACCGCTCCCTGACCAAGCAGCTCGTCCGCGAGCGCGTGATCAAGGAGAAGAAGCGCATCGACGGCCGTGGCGTCACGGACATCCGTACGCTCGCCGCCGAGGTCGAGGCCATCCCGCGCGTGCACGGCTCCGCGGTGTTCGAGCGTGGCGAGACCCAGATCCTGGGCGTCACCACCCTCAACATGCTCCGCATGGAGCAGCAGCTGGATACCCTCTCCCCGGTGACCCGCAAGCGCTACATGCACAACTACAACTTCCCGCCGTACTCCACCGGCGAGACCGGCCGCGTCGGCTCCCCCAAGCGCCGCGAGATCGGCCACGGCGCCCTCGCCGAGCGCGCCCTCGTCCCGGTCCTGCCGACCCGCGAGGAGTTCCCCTACGCGATCCGCCAGGTCTCCGAGGCGCTGAGCTCCAACGGCTCGACGTCCATGGGCTCGGTCTGCGCCTCCACCATGTCGCTGCTGAACGCCGGTGTGCCGCTGAAGGCCCCCGTCGCCGGTATCGCCATGGGCCTGATCTCCCAGGACATCGACGGCGAGACGCACTACGTCACCCTCACCGACATCCTCGGTGCGGAGGACGCCTTCGGCGACATGGACTTCAAGGTCGCCGGCACCAAGGAGTTCGTCACCGCCCTCCAGCTCGACACCAAGCTGGACGGCATCCCCGCCTCCGTCCTGGCCGCCGCCCTCAAGCAGGCCCGTGACGCCCGCCTCCACATCCTCGACGTGATGATGGAAGCGATCGACACGCCGGACGAGATGTCCCCGAACGCCCCGCGGATCATCACCGTGAAGATCCCCGTGGACAAGATCGGCGAGGTCATCGGCCCCAAGGGCAAGATGATCAACCAGATCCAGGAGGACACCGGCGCCGACATCACGATCGAGGACGACGGCACCATCTACATCGGTGCGGTCGACGGCCCCTCCGCCGAGGCGGCCCGCACCACGATCAACTCGATCGCCAACCCGACCATGCCGGAGGTCGGCGAGCGCTACCTGGGCACGGTCGTCAAGACCACCACCTTCGGTGCGTTCGTGTCGCTGCTCCCGGGCAAGGACGGTCTGCTGCACATCTCGCAGATCCGCAAGCTGGCCGGCGGCAAGCGCGTGGAGAACGTCGAGGACGTGCTCGGCGTGGGCGCTAAGGTCCAGGTCGAGATCGCCGAGATCGACTCTCGCGGCAAGCTCTCCCTGATCCCCGTGATCGAGGGCGAGGAAGGCTCCTCCGACGAGAAGAAGGACGACGCCGACCAGTGACGTCCCACAGCTCCAAGGCGACGGCCCGCACCTCTTCGGAGGCGCGGGCCGTCGCCCGTACCCAAACCCTGATCAAGGGCGAGAACGGCATCGGCACCGTCCGCAAGACCACCCTCCCCGGTGGCCTGCGCATCGTCACCGAGACCCTCCCCTCGGTCCGTTCCGCGACCTTCGGAATCTGGGCGCACGTCGGCTCCCGCGACGAGACACCCGCTCTCAACGGCGCCACCCACTACCTGGAGCACCTCCTCTTCAAGGGAACGCAGCGTCGCTCCGCCCTGGACATCTCCTCCGCCATCGACGCGGTCGGCGGCGAGATGAACGCGTTCACGGCGAAGGAGTACACGTGCTACTACGCGCGCGTGCTCGACACCGACCTGCCGCTCGCCATAGACGTCGTCTGCGACATGCTCACGGGCTCCCTGATCCTCGAAGAGGACGTCAACGTCGAGCGCGGCGCGATCCTCGAAGAGATCGCCATGACCGAGGACGACCCGGGCGACTGCGTGCACGACCTGTTCGCGTCCACCATGTTCGGCGACAACCCCCTCGGGCGCCCGGTCCTCGGCACCGTCGACACCGTCAACGCCCTGACGGCCGACCGCATCCGCCGCTTCTACAAGAAGCACTACGACCCCACCCACCTCGTGGTCGCCGCCGCCGGCAATGTCGACCACAACAAGGTCGTACGACAGGTCCGCGCCGCCTTCGAGAAGGCCGGCGCGCTCAAGAACCCCGACGCCACGCCCATCGCCCCGCGCGACGGCAGGCGCGCCCTGCGCACCGCGGGCCGCGTGGAGCTGATCGGCCGCAAGACCGAGCAGGCCCACGTCGTCCTCGGCATGCCGGGACTCGCCCGCACCGACGACCGCCGCTGGGCCCTCGGCGTGCTGAACACGGCCCTGGGCGGCGGCATGTCGTCCCGCCTCTTCCAGGAGGTCAGGGAGAAGCGCGGACTGGCGTACAGCGTCTACTCGTACACCTCCGGGTTCGCCGACTGCGGCCTGTTCGGGGTGTACGCCGGCTGCCGGCCGTCGCAGGTCCACGACGTGCTGAAGATCTGCCGCGACGAACTCGACCAGGTCGCCGAGCACGGCCTCTCGGACGACGAGATCGGCCGCGCCATCGGCCAGCTGAGGGGCTCCACGGTCCTGGGCCTGGAGGACACCGGCGCGCTGATGAACCGCATCGGCAAGAGCGAGCTGTGCTGGGGCGATCAGATGTCCGTCGACGACATGCTGACCCGTATAGCGTCGGTCACCCCGGACGACGTGCGCGCGGTCGCCCGCGAGATCCTGGGACAGCGCCCGTCGCTGTCGGTCATCGGCCCGCTGAAGGACAAGCAGGCGGCCCGACTGCACGAAGCGGTCGCGTAGGTCCTCTCCCGAAGGAAGCAAGAAGATGAGCAAGTTGCGTGTGGCGGTCCTCGGAGCCAAGGGCCGGATCGGCTCCGAGGCGGTCCGGGCCGTCGAGTCCGCCGCCGACATGGAGCTGGTCGCCGCCCTGAGCCGGGGCGACAAGCTGGAGACCCTCGCCGAGACGGGCGCCCAGGTCGCCGTCGAACTGACCACGCCCGCCTCGGTGATGGAGAACCTCGAGTACTGCGTCGGCCACGGCATCCACGCCGTCGTCGGTACGACGGGATGGACCGACGAACGCCTCGCGCAGCTGAACGGCTGGCTGGCCGCCTCCCCCGAGACGGGCGTCCTCATCGCGCCCAACTTCTCCATCGGGGCCGTCCTGAACATGAAGTTCGCGCAGATCGCCGCGCCCTACTTCGAGTCGGTGGAGGTCATCGAGCTCCACCACCCGAAGAAGGTCGACGCTCCTTCGGGGACCGCCACCCGCACCGCCCAGCTCATCGCCGAGGCACGCCGAGCGGCGGGCACCGCACCCGCGCCGGACGCCACGGAGACGGCGCTGGACGGCGCGCGCGGCGCGGACGTCGACGGCATCCCCGTGCACTCCGTCCGCCTGCGCGGTCTGCTGGCCCACCAGGAGGTCCTGCTCGGCGGCGAGGGCGAGACCCTGACCATCCGGCACGACTCCCTCCACCACAGCAGCTTCATGCCGGGCATCCTGCTGGGCGCCCGCCGAGTGGTCACGACCCCGGGCCTGACCTTCGGCCTGGAGAACTTCCTGGACCTGGGCTGATGCGCGCCAAGCTGTCCTACGCCGTCACGGCCGCGGTCCTGGTCTTCTACTTCGTCCTGGTCGGCAGCCGCGGCGTCATGCTGATCCAGTCCGGCACCCTCGTCACCGTCACGTTCGGCGTGGCGGTGCTGATCCTGCCGGTGATCGGCCTGTGGTTCCTGTGGAAGAACACCCAGTTCGTCCGCCGGGCCAACGCCCTCGCCGCCGAACTCGACGCCGAGGGCGGCCTGCCCGTCGACGAGCTCAAGCGCACGCCCGGCGGCCGTATCGACCGCGACTCGGCCGACGAGGTCTTCACCAAGCGCAAGGCCGAGACGGAGGCGGCCCCCGACGACTGGCGCAGCTGGTTCCGCCTCGCGGTCGCCTACCACGACGCCCGCGACACCCCGCGCGCCCGCAAGGCCATGCAGCGCGCGATAGCGCTCCACGACGGCAGGCCCGTCCAGCAGCTCTGAGGTCCGGACATGACGAAGGGGGCCGGTCCTGGTGCGGACCGGCCCCCTTCGTCATGCGTCCTGCCGGGGTCAGCCCCGTGCGTACTCCGCCGCCCAGGCCTCCACCGCGTCCGCGGCCCGGTCGAACGCCTGGCCGCGTGCGAGGAAGTCCGCGTTGTGCGTGGTCAGCAGCGGCGGCATGTCATCCGGCGTCCGGCCCTGCCGTACGACGGTCAGGGCCTGTCCCTGGACGGTGCGCGGCAGACCCAGCCAGCGCACCGGCTGCTGTGCCGTCCGTACGGCGACGACCTGTTCCCAGGACACCGTACGAGTGAAGAGGAAGCCCACCCGACGTACGCCGCGGGCGCTCACCCACACGCCCATGCGCAGCAGTCGCAGCGCACCGAGGATGACGAGCACCGCGATGCCGAGCACCACGGCGGCCTCGGACGGCGAACCGGTCAGCGCGATGATCACCGCGGCGAACAGCACGTACGAGGCGAGCAGAAGGAGGATCGCCGCCACACCCACCCGCCACGGACCGGGCCGGTAGGGGCGCCGCCAGCGGTCACGGTCGTCGAACGGCAGCGCGATGTCGTCGTCCGTCGCCTCGAACGCGCGGTCGGCCGTCAGGAAGGGCAGGGGCACGGCGGGTCCTCACTCGATCCGTACGTGGGCTGTGCCCGGTGAGGCTATCCGCCGGTGTCCCCGCGAGCCACCCGAGGGGGCCCGTCTGAGTCAGTGCCCCTGGGATGCCTGCGACTGCTGGGTCTGCGAAGGCGCCTGATCCTGCGACAGCGCCGGCATCCCGAGCACGAGTGAGCCCACTAGCCCGGCGACGATGGTGAGTCCCGTCAGCCAACGCCCGGCCATCTCACCGACGGAGGCCCGCTCACGGGGCGGAGGAGTGACATTGCTGCGGAACCTGTCGGCTTCGGCGAGAAAGGCGAACGGTACGGGCTCGCGCCGACGCAACAGCATGGGGGTACGTCTCCCTTCGGGGATCGAACAGTCAACTGCTGTCTGTACAGACGAGCGAGTACCGCAAATGGTGCCCAACTATCGCCAAATCCTTCGATGCGGAGCCACGTAGAGTGGGCGCTGACCGCAGATGTGATGGGAAGGACCCTCCGTGAGCCCCGCCGGCGACCCCGAAATCTCCTTGCGCAACGACGTCACCGTCGAGCTGGTGAAGTCCAGCGCCTCGGACTCCGACGTGCTGTTCGCCGCCCGTGTCTCGACCCTGGGCGAGCAGTCCCTCGACGAGCTGCAGAAGGACCCCGAGCGCTCCAAGGGGCTGATCAACTACTTGATGAGGGACCGGCACGGCAGCCCGTTCGAGCACAACTCCATGACCTTCTTCGTCACGGCGCCGATCTTCGTCTTCCGCGAGTTCATGCGGCACCGCGTGGGCTGGTCGTACAACGAGGAGAGCGGTCGCTACCGGGAGCTCGAGCCGGTCTTCTACGTCCCCGGAGCGGACCGGAAGCTCGTGCAGGAAGGGCGCCCCGGCAAGTACGTCTTCGTCGAGGGCTCCCCGGAGCAGCACGAAGCCGTCCGCAGCGTCCTCGACGACTCCTACCGCCAGGCGTACACCGCCTACCAGAAGCTGCTGGCCGAGGGCGTCGCCCGCGAGGTCGCCCGTTCGGTCCTGCCTGTCGGCCTGTTCTCCTCGATGTACGCCACCTGCAACGCCCGCTCGCTGATGCACTTCCTGGGGCTGCGCACCCAGCACGAGCAGGCGAAGGTGCCGTCCTTCCCGCAGCGGGAGATCGAGATGGTCGGCGAGAAGATGGAGGCGGAGTGGGCGAAGCTCATGCCGCTCACCTACGCCGCCTTCAATGCGAACGGCCGTGTGGCGCCGTAACGGACGCCTGTTTACCGCGGGCACAGATGTGCGGGTCCACCGTGCGAAGTGTCCGTATTGCGGCATTTAGAGAAGTTCATCTAGCCTGATCAAACGGACCCGGCACTGCTTGAACCCCCGAGCAGGCAGTGCCGGGCTCCGCATTTGTCCTGACTTTTCCCGCCCCCCTAGGGCAGACCCCGCCTTGAGCAACGAGTAGCGTGTTACCCATGGCTCCGACCTCCACTCCGCAGACCCCCTTCGGGCGGGTCCTCACCGCCATGGTCACGCCCTTCACGGCGGACGGCGCACTCGACCTCGACGGCGCACAGCGGCTCGCCACCCACCTGGTGGACGCAGGCAACGACGGCCTGATCATCAACGGCACCACCGGCGAGTCCCCCACCACCAGTGACGCGGAGAAATCGGACCTCGTACGAGCCGTACTGGAGGCAGTCGGCGACCGTGCCCACGTCGTCGCCGGCGTCGGCACCAACGACACCCGCCACAGCATCGAGCTGGCCCGCACCGCCGAGAAGACCGGCGCACACGGCCTGCTCATCGTGACGCCGTACTACAACAAGCCCCCGCAGGAGGGCCTGTACCGGCACTTCACGGCCGTCGCCGACGCCGCCGAGCTGCCCGTCATGCTCTACGACATCCCGGGCCGCAGCGGTGTCCCGATCAGCACCGAGACGCTGGTCCGGCTCGCCGAGCACCCGCGGATCGTCGCCAACAAGGACGCCAAGGGCGACCTCGGCCGCGCCAGCTGGGCCATCGCCCGCTCCGGCCTCTCCTGGTACTCCGGCGACGACATGCTGAACCTGCCGCTGCTCTCCGTGGGCGCGGTCGGCTTCGTCTCGGTCGTCGGCCATGTCGTCACCCCGGACCTGCGCGCCCTGGTCGAGGCGTTCGTCTCCGGAGACGTCCAGAAGGCCACCGAGATCCACCAGAAGCTGCTTCCCGTCTACACGGGCATGTTCCGCACCCAGGGCGTGATGACGACCAAGGCGGCGCTCGCCCTCCAGGGCCTCCCCGCCGGGCCCCTGCGCGCCCCCATGGTGGAGCTCTCACCCGAAGAGATCCGGCAGCTCAAGATCGATCTTGCCGCCGGCGGGGTACAGCTCTAGCACCAGACTTCGCGCGCCCGGCGCGCAACCAGACTCAACAACTGAATACGCGGGCCACCGGTGCCCGCTCCACAACGACAACTGCTACACGCACGAACGTCACGCGCGCCACGTGCCACCGGTACGTGGCGCGCGTGGTGAGGAGAGTCTTTTGAGTCATCCGCATCCTGAACTGGCCCCGCCCCCGCCGCTGCCCGAAGGCGGCCTCCGGGTCACCCCGCTCGGCGGTCTCGGCGAGATCGGCCGAAACATGACGGTCTTCGAGTTCGGCGGCCGTCTGCTCATCGTCGACTGCGGCGTTCTCTTCCCCGAGGAGGAACAGCCCGGAATCGACCTGATCCTGCCGGACTTCTCGTCCATCCGGGACCGCCTCGACGACATCGAGGGCATCGTCCTCACCCATGGTCACGAGGACCACATCGGGGCCGTCCCGTATCTCCTCCGGGAGAAGCCGGACATCCCCCTGATCGGCTCCAAGCTGACCCTGGCCTTCATCGAGGCCAAGCTCCAGGAGCACCGGATCCGTCCGTACACCCTTGAGGTGGCGGAGGGACACCGCGAGCGCATCGGCCCCTTCGACTGCGAGTTCGTCGCGGTCAACCACTCGATCCCGGACGCCCTCGCCGTCGCCATCCGCACGCCGGCGGGCATGGTGGTCCACACGGGCGACTTCAAGATGGACCAGCTCCCGCTGGACGGCCGTCTCACGGATCTGCACGCGTTCGCACGTCTGAGCGAGGAAGGGATCGACCTCCTTCTCTCCGACTCCACGAACGCCGAGGTCCCCGGATTCGTGGCACCCGAGCGGGACATCTCCAACGTCCTGCGCACGGTCTTCGGGAACGCACGCAAGCGGATCATCGTGGCCAGCTTCGCCAGCCACATCCACCGCATCCAGCAGATCCTGGACACGGCGCACGAGTACGGCCGCCGCGTCGCCTTCGTGGGCCGCTCGATGGTCCGCAACATGGGCATCGCACGGGACCTCGGCTATCTGAAGGTCCCGCCGGGGCTGGTGGTGGACGTCAAGACGCTCGACGACCTCCCGGACCACGAGGTGGTCCTGGTCTGCACGGGCTCCCAGGGCGAACCGATGGCCGCCCTGTCCCGCATGGCCAACCGCGATCACCAGATCCGGATCGTCCAGGGCGACACGGTCATCCTCGCGTCCTCGCTGATCCCCGGGAACGAGAACGCGGTCTACCGCGTCATCAACGGCCTGACCCGCTGGGGCGCCAACGTCGTCCACAAGGGCAACGCCAAGGTGCACGTCTCGGGCCACGCGTCCGCGGGCGAGCTCCTGTACTTCTACAACATCTGCCGCCCGAAGAACCTGATGCCGGTCCACGGCGAATGGCGCCACCTGCGCGCCAACGCCGAGTTGGGCGCCCTGACCGGCGTCCCGCACGACCGCATCGTCATCGCCGAGGACGGCGTGGTCGTCGACCTCGTCGAGGGCAAGGCGAAGATCTCGGGCAAGGTGCAGGCGGGCTACGTCTACGTCGACGGCCTCTCGGTCGGCGATGTCGGCGAGCCGGCCCTCAAGGACCGCAAGATCCTCGGCGACGAGGGCATCATCTCGGTCTTCCTGGTCGTCGACTCGTCCACAGGCAAGATCACGGGCGGCCCGCACATCCAGGCCCGCGGCTCCGGCATCGACGACTCGGCGTTCAGCGACGTGATCCCGAGGATCACCGAGGTGCTCGAGCGCTCGGCGCAGGACGGCGTGGTCGAACCCCACCAGCTGCAACAGCTGGTGCGGCGGACCCTGGGCAAGTGGGTCTCCGACACGTATCGCCGCAGGCCGATGATCCTCCCTGTGGTGGTGGAGGTCTGACGGACCGTCGGACATCCGTCCGAGTGAACCAGGAGCGGGGCGCCTCGATTTGCATCGAGGCGCCCCGCTCCAGTAGGTTTACGGCTCCGCCCGAGGGGGAACCCGGCAGCTTCGTGCTCCGGGGCCAGCCTCCAGGAGGGCGGGAATTCCGACTCAGAACTTCTGATAAAGTCGGAGCCGCCGGAAAGGGAAACGCGAGAGCGGGAACCTGGAAAGCACCGAGGAAATCGGAACCGGAAACGGTCTGATAGAGTCGGAAACGCAAGACCGAAGGGAAAAGCCCGGAGGAAAGCCCGAGAGGGTGAGTACAAAGGAAGCGTCCGTTCCTTGAGAACTCAACAGCGTGCCAAAAATCAACGCCAGATATGTTGATACCCCGTCTCTCTCGGTTTCGAGAGGGCGAGGTTCCTTTGAAGAAAACACAGCGAGGACGCTGTGAACGACCGCCCTATTCCGGTGGTTGTTCCGCTCTCGTGTGTGTGCACCCGATTACGGGTAAACATTCACGGAGAGTTTGATCCTGGCTCAGGACGAACGCTGGCGGCGTGCTTAACACATGCAAGTCGAACGATGAACCACTTCGGTGGGGATTAGTGGCGAACGGGTGAGTAACACGTGGGCAATCTGCCCTTCACTCTGGGACAAGCCCTGGAAACGGGGTCTAATACCGGATACCACTACCGCAGGCATCTGTGGTGGTTGAAAGCTCCGGCGGTGAAGGATGAGCCCGCGGCCTATCAGCTTGTTGGTGAGGTAATGGCTCACCAAGGCGACGACGGGTAGCCGGCCTGAGAGGGCGACCGGCCACACTGGGACTGAGACACGGCCCAGACTCCTACGGGAGGCAGCAGTGGGGAATATTGCACAATGGGCGAAAGCCTGATGCAGCGACGCCGCGTGAGGGATGACGGCCTTCGGGTTGTAAACCTCTTTCAGCAGGGAAGAAGCGAAAGTGACGGTACCTGCAGAAGAAGCGCCGGCTAACTACGTGCCAGCAGCCGCGGTAATACGTAGGGCGCAAGCGTTGTCCGGAATTATTGGGCGTAAAGAGCTCGTAGGCGGCTTGTCACGTCGGGTGTGAAAGCCCGGGGCTTAACCCCGGGTCTGCATTCGATACGGGCTAGCTAGAGTGTGGTAGGGGAGATCGGAATTCCTGGTGTAGCGGTGAAATGCGCAGATATCAGGAGGAACACCGGTGGCGAAGGCGGATCTCTGGGCCATTACTGACGCTGAGGAGCGAAAGCGTGGGGAGCGAACAGGATTAGATACCCTGGTAGTCCACGCCGTAAACGGTGGGAACTAGGTGTTGGCGACATTCCACGTCGTCGGTGCCGCAGCTAACGCATTAAGTTCCCCGCCTGGGGAGTACGGCCGCAAGGCTAAAACTCAAAGGAATTGACGGGGGCCCGCACAAGCAGCGGAGCATGTGGCTTAATTCGACGCAACGCGAAGAACCTTACCAAGGCTTGACATAC is a genomic window containing:
- the dapA gene encoding 4-hydroxy-tetrahydrodipicolinate synthase, with translation MAPTSTPQTPFGRVLTAMVTPFTADGALDLDGAQRLATHLVDAGNDGLIINGTTGESPTTSDAEKSDLVRAVLEAVGDRAHVVAGVGTNDTRHSIELARTAEKTGAHGLLIVTPYYNKPPQEGLYRHFTAVADAAELPVMLYDIPGRSGVPISTETLVRLAEHPRIVANKDAKGDLGRASWAIARSGLSWYSGDDMLNLPLLSVGAVGFVSVVGHVVTPDLRALVEAFVSGDVQKATEIHQKLLPVYTGMFRTQGVMTTKAALALQGLPAGPLRAPMVELSPEEIRQLKIDLAAGGVQL
- a CDS encoding ribonuclease J; its protein translation is MSHPHPELAPPPPLPEGGLRVTPLGGLGEIGRNMTVFEFGGRLLIVDCGVLFPEEEQPGIDLILPDFSSIRDRLDDIEGIVLTHGHEDHIGAVPYLLREKPDIPLIGSKLTLAFIEAKLQEHRIRPYTLEVAEGHRERIGPFDCEFVAVNHSIPDALAVAIRTPAGMVVHTGDFKMDQLPLDGRLTDLHAFARLSEEGIDLLLSDSTNAEVPGFVAPERDISNVLRTVFGNARKRIIVASFASHIHRIQQILDTAHEYGRRVAFVGRSMVRNMGIARDLGYLKVPPGLVVDVKTLDDLPDHEVVLVCTGSQGEPMAALSRMANRDHQIRIVQGDTVILASSLIPGNENAVYRVINGLTRWGANVVHKGNAKVHVSGHASAGELLYFYNICRPKNLMPVHGEWRHLRANAELGALTGVPHDRIVIAEDGVVVDLVEGKAKISGKVQAGYVYVDGLSVGDVGEPALKDRKILGDEGIISVFLVVDSSTGKITGGPHIQARGSGIDDSAFSDVIPRITEVLERSAQDGVVEPHQLQQLVRRTLGKWVSDTYRRRPMILPVVVEV
- the thyX gene encoding FAD-dependent thymidylate synthase yields the protein MSPAGDPEISLRNDVTVELVKSSASDSDVLFAARVSTLGEQSLDELQKDPERSKGLINYLMRDRHGSPFEHNSMTFFVTAPIFVFREFMRHRVGWSYNEESGRYRELEPVFYVPGADRKLVQEGRPGKYVFVEGSPEQHEAVRSVLDDSYRQAYTAYQKLLAEGVAREVARSVLPVGLFSSMYATCNARSLMHFLGLRTQHEQAKVPSFPQREIEMVGEKMEAEWAKLMPLTYAAFNANGRVAP